The following nucleotide sequence is from Synechococcus sp. KORDI-52.
GCGCTCGCGCCCTCCAGCGTTTCTAGAAGGGGGAGGTAGCACTCGATCAGAGCCTGAAAAAACCAGTCCTCCTCCAGAGAACCTGGTCTTGCCGATCGCACATAGGGCAGATGGGCATGCAACACCAGGGCGACAGCGCCTTTGGTCACGAACAAGCCCGAACGGTGGCTGAATTTAATCCGATTCCACCTTCAGGGCTGAACTAAGATGTGCTAACTCATAGTCATTCCGACTAAGATCACTGAGGGAGCCTTTTCCATGGCCAAGGACCCTGGTCGCGTCCTGATTTTTGACACCACCCTGCGGGATGGGGAGCAGTCGCCTGGGGCGAGCCTCAATCTGGAGGAGAAGCTGGCCATCGCTCAGCAGCTGGCGCGCCTGGGTGTGGATGTGATCGAGGCGGGATTCCCCTTCGCCAGCCCTGGTGATTTCGCCGCTGTGCAGCGGATCGCCCAGCAGGTGGGTGGTGAGAATGGTCCGACCATCTGCGGCCTTGCCCGTGCTTCGCGGGCCGACATCAAGGCCTGTGCCGACGCTGTCGCACCAGCGCCGCGTCGCCGCATTCACACCTTCATCGCCACCAGCGACATCCACCTCGAGCACAAGCTGCGCAAGAGCCGTGCTGATGTTCTCGGCATCGTTCCCGAGATGGTGAGCTACGCCCGCTCGCTGGTGGACGATGTTGAGTTCTCCTGTGAAGACGCTGGCCGCAGCGATCCGGAGTTCCTCTACGAGGTGATTGAGGCGGCGATTGCCGCTGGCGCCACCACGATCAACATTCCCGACACCGTTGGATACACCACCCCGTCGGAGTTCGGTGCATTGATCGCGGGCATCAATCAGCACGTGCCCAACATTGGCGATGCCGTGATCTCGGTGCACGGCCACAACGATCTCGGCCTGGCCGTGGCCAATTTCCTCGAGGCGGCCAAAAACGGCGCCCGTCAGCTCGAATGCACGATCAATGGCATCGGCGAACGGGCCGGCAATGCCTCCCTCGAGGAGTTGGTGATGGCGCTGCATGTGCGGCGGCGCTACTACAACCCCTTCTTCGGGCGGGAGGAGGACAGCCCCACGCCGCTCACCGCCGTGCGCACCGAAGAGATCACCAAGACCTCAAGACTGGTGTCCAACCTCACCGGCATGGTCGTGCAGCCCAACAAGGCCATCGTTGGTGCCAATGCCTTCGCCCATGAATCCGGTATCCACCAGGACGGCGTCCTCAAGAACAGGCTCACCTACGAAATCATCGACGCCCAGACGGTGGGCTTGTCCGACAACCGCATCTCCCTCGGCAAGCTGAGCGGCCGCAGTGCCGTTCGCGCCCGCCTTGAAGAGCTGGGCTACGACCTCACCCGTGAGGATCTCGATGAGGCCTTCGCCCGCTTCAAGGAACTCGCTGATCGCAAGCGCGAGATCACCGACCGTGATCTGGAGGCGATCGTCAGCGAACAGGTGCAGCAGCCGGAAGCTCGCTTTCAGCTCAAGCTGGTGCAGGTCAGCTGCGGCAGCAGCCTGCGCCCCACCGCCACCGTCACGCTCCTGGATGAAGAGGGCAGTGAGACCACAGGCTCGGCGGTTGGCACCGGTCCGGTGGATGCCGTCTGCCGTGCCTTGAATGAACTGGCGGGTGTGCCCAATGAGTTGATCGAGTTCTCGGTCAAGTCGGTCACCGAGGGCATCGATGCCATGGGTGATGTGACCATTCGCCTGCGCCGCAACGGTGCGCTCTATTCCGGCCACGCTGCCGACACCGATGTCGTGGTGGCGGCGGCGATGGCCTTCGTCAATGCCCTCAATCGCCTGGTGGCCGGTGAGGAGCGTCAGTCGTTGCATCCGCAGAAGGATCCTGTTGTCCTGGAGGCCCGACCAACGCTCTAGAGCCGACGCCATGCGCACGTCCATTGCCCGGGCTGTTCAGCTTGTGCTGCTGATTCTTCTGGCGTTGCTGGTGCTCACCCCGCTGCTCTGGCTGGTGAGCACGTCGCTCAAGGGCCCGGCTGAAGACATCTTCAGCAGTCCTCCGGCGTTGTTGCCTGCAGACCCCAGCTTGGATGCCTACATCCGTCTCTTTCAAGACAATCCCCTCACCACCTATCTGTTCAACAGCACCGTTGTGAGTGGCTTGGCGGTGCTGGCCAACCTGCTGTTCTGCTCCCTAGCCGCCTATCCACTGGCCAGACTTCGCTTCCCTGGCCGAGGCCTGGTGCTGGGCCTTGTGGTTGCCACGATTCTGATTCCTTTTCAGGTGGTGATGATTCCGCTGTACCTGCTGATGGTGCAGTTGGGCTTGCGCAACACCTTGCTGGCCTTGGTGATCCCCCAGGCGGCCACCGCCTTTGGTCTCTATTTGCTGCGCCAAAGTTTTCTTGGTGTTCCCAAGGAGCTGGAGGAGGCGGCACGGATCGATGGCTGCAGTCGTCTGGGGGAGTGGTGGAACGTGATGATCCCCGCCGCTAAAGCCGATCTGATCACCCTGGCGATGTTCGTGTTCATCGGCACCTGGAGTGATTTCCTCTGGCCGCTGGTGATCCTTGACGACCCAGCGCTCTACACGCTCCCCCTCGGTCTGCAGCAGCTGTCCAGCAGCTTTTCGCTGGATTGGCGGATCGTTGCCGCCGGATCGGTGGTCTCAATCCTGCCGGTGTTGCTCTTGTTCGTGCTGTTGCAGCGCTTCATCCTGCCCAATGCCAGCGGCGATGCTGTGAAGGGATGAGGGGGGCGACGAACGCATGGCTGCAATGGCATCGATGCGTTCCTGCATCAAACCCATCTGTTGGCTCAGCAGATCGCTGTGGGCGTTGTTCGGGGTGCGTTTCTCGAGCTGATCAATCCGGTCCTGCAGGGCGTGGATGCGCTGGTTGTGTTGATTCAACCCCTTCACCAAGGTGACCACAAGAACGCTCACCAGCGCGAGGCTGCCGCAGCTGATCAGTTTCAACAGCATGCAACCTCCCCATACAGGCCGATGCTGACTTGAATGGGAGCCATCAACAAGAGGTGCTGGGATGTCTCTCGAGGATCTGGATCGGTTTTTAACGCTTCGGGACAGTGATCCTGATCTGGCCAAGGCCCTCGCGCAGCCCATGGATCTTGAGCGGTTTCTCGCTCTCGCGGCCGATCACGGTTATGGGTTGAGCGAGGCGGATGTTGTTGCAGCCCAACAGCGTGAACACCACGCAAGAACGGCAGCTCAGCTTCAGCAGGATCAGGCTGTGGAATCACGGCGCCTCCGCAATTTCATCCACGGCTGATCCTCACCACGTCATTTCTTCAGATCCAGCTTCACCACGTCCGGTGTTTCCCCATGCACCTCGCCGATCCAGCGCGCATGGGTGACGGCACCCTCGTGGGTGTGAAAGATCCAGGCGTTGTCGGGGGACTGTTGCTGTTCAATCTGTTGATCCACGTCCCTGACGCCGAGATAGCCGCCGGCTGAACAGGACCGCAGCACGTAGCGTTCGGCGTACTTGGTGAGCATTGGCTGAGAGGGCTCTATCTGCTGGCTAGCGGTGCGTTCCTTGGGCTCAGCGTGTTCTGCGGAATTCTTTTCACTTTTCTTCCTTGAGGGTTAATAAGATTTGCTGTTGCCAGGCCAGCCCCGTTGGCGCTGCAAAGCGGCTCTGATGACCGCCCTCCCGGAACCACGGGGTGTTGAGGGCTGTGACATCCAGCTCGTTCAGGTTGAGATTCCAGGTGTCTTGGAGGTAGAGGCGCAGTTGCTCCGGTTCGGCTGGCTGTGGCTGTTGCCAGTGCACCACGGCCAGTTGGCCCGGTCGTGAGCGGAGAATGGCCAGACGGTGATTCGGGTCGCCATCATTTGCAGGCTGAATCGATTCTTCAAGCTGCTCATCGCAGACGTAAAGACGCAGAGGGATGGTGCTTGTGGGTTGGGGAAGTGGATATTTGTTGAGATAAAGGGACCGCGCTTTTTGAAATGCTGCCCCCGGGGCCTTGACCATCAAGGCGTTGTAAGCCTGCTGCAGCTGTTCAGTCATGCCGTTTCCGCCACGTTCGTGGTCCCAGTGTGTTGATGACGCTGGGCGGCGAACATGGGAGAATGGTGACACTTCCGGGATTGGACTGCGATGGCCAAGCATCGCTCCCGCTACCGGTTGGTTGGCCTGGACGGTCAACCGCATCCGGTGCTCGACGCCCCCTATGACACATTGGAACTGGCCCTCGCTGAGGCCAGTGATTGGTGCACGGGACAAGGGTCCCGATGTCCCATGGGTCAACAGGGCATTGCGGTTGAAGTGCGAACCGACAGCGGCAGCTGGCGCACCATCGACTACCCCGTGAGTTGTTTGCGTCGATCCAGCGAGATGGCGGGTTGATGTGGGTCAGCGTTGACCTCTGCGTTGTGCCGATCGGCGTTGGCGTGAGCCTTTCCCCCTACATCGCCGCCTGTGAGCGGGTCATCGCTGCCACGGGCCTGATGCATCAGCTGGGTCCCAATGGCACGGCGATCGAAGGCCCTTGGGATGAGGTCATGGACTGTGTGCGTGCTTGTCATGCCGAGTTGCATGGCATGGGCGCCCCGCGTCTTTACACAACGCTCAAGCTCAACACCCGCACCGATCGGCAGCAGTCGTTCTCTGAAAAGGTCGCCTCCGTTGAGCAGCAGTTGGCTGGGCCGTTGCCGAAGGGCTGAAAACCTGTAGATCTCCGGTGGGTTTCGATCCGGCTCGAGCCGCTTTTGAGACCAATGAGATCGCCCTGTGATGCCCCGTTCCCATGGATCGTGGTTTTAGAGCAGCGTTGTTAGCGCTGCTCGTCATGCAGCTGACGGGCAGTTCTGTTCAGGCATCAACATGGGATCGCATTGGCAGTTATCTGCGGCTGCTGCAGCGGGCAGGGGTCAAAGCGCTGGTGGCGCGGGATTGCCCGGTGGGCTTGCTGGGGGCTTTCCATGAAGGCAAACAGGCTCTCTTGATGTGTGGCAACAACCTGCCCGACGATCCGTCGGTTGTTTGGGTTGTTCTGGCCCATGAATCCGCCCATGTCATGCAGTCGTGCAACGGCGGAAACCTGATGCAGGCTGCCTTGTTGAGCCGAGAGATGGACGAGGCTCGACAGCGTCAGCCGGACATGTTTCACGAATTGAGGCTTTATCACTCCAGTCAGCACCACGTTGAGGCGGAGGCCCGGCTGATTCAGGCCCTGCCGCCGGAACAGGTGGTGGTTTTGTTTGAAAAACACTGCGCCAAGCGATTGACCCCTTGAAGCTGCTGCTGCTCGACCCCTGGCTGATGGTGGTCGATAAGCCCGCCGGCCTGTTGACGCAACCGGGGCTGGGGCCGGATCAACAGGATTCCGTGATCACCCGATTGCAGTGCCAGGAGCAGGGTTTGCGACTGGTCCACCGCCTGGATCGCGACACCTCGGGAGTGCTTCTGCTGGCCCGACGTGCCGACGCTCTGCGGCGTCTGAGCTCTCTGTTTGCCGCACGTCGGGTCAACAAGCTCTACCAAGCCGATGTGGAGGGGGGGCTCGAGGGACGCGGCTGCATCGCCAGCCCCCTGGCGCGCCTCTCGCGCCAACCGCCCCGCTACGGCAGTCACCCCGATGGACGTCTGGCGCTCACCATCTGGAGGGTCCGCGCTGCTTGTTCGAACAGCACGCGGCTCTGGCTGCGTCCGCTCACGGGCCGCTCCCATCAGCTCCGGGCTCATCTGGCCGAACTGGGCCACCCCATCGTTGGTGATCCCATCTATGGAGATGCCGGTCGCGCCCGCCGAATGCACCTGCATGCTCGGGCCCTCAGCTTTCGCCATCCCTTCACAAAGCAACGCGTCCGTTTGATCGCGCCGGATGCTCGTTTTGATACAGCGTGTTGAACGCGCTGAGCTCAGCGTCGGGCCGGGATCGGATAAGGGATGCGCCGGTGGCGCATCCGTCGCCATACCTGCACGAAGGCACGGATCACAAGTTCCACTTCGCTGCGGTTAAGGCTGCTTTTGCGCAGTTGTCCATCCCGCTGCCGCGCTTCCACGATCCGCCGCACCGTGTCGACCGCCTGCACATCGGAGGTGTCGGGAGGGAGGGATCGCAGCGCTGCCTCGCATCCGTCGGCCAGCATCAAGATCGCTGTTTCCTTGGAACGGGGTTCCGGGCCCCTGTAACGGAAGCGGCGCTCCTCCACCTCTTCGCCGCGTTCCCGAGCCTTGTGGAGGAAAAAGCCCATCTTCAAGGTGCCCTGGTGCTCGGGTATGAAATCGGCGATGGGCCGCGGCAATCGGTGGCGCCGCGCCAGCTTCAGCCCTTCATCCACGTGGGCTTGAAGAACCGCTGCGCTTGCCTGGGGGTCGTCCAGGGCATCGTGGGGATTTGGGCCATCCTTCTGGTTTTCAATGAACCAGTCCGGTGCGTGCAGCTTGCCGACGTCGTGATATAGCGAGCCGGTCCGGATCAGATCCACATCTGCACCGATGGCGCGCGCTCCCTCTTCCGCCAGGCCGCAGATCATCAGGGTGTGTTCAAAGGTGCCTGGGGCTTCGCATGAGAGGCGTCGCAGCAGGGGGCGTTCCTGATCGGCGAGTTCCAGCAGCCGCGCCCGGGTGAGCAGACCGAAGGAGCCTTCCAGAACCGGGATCAGCAGCAGGCTGAGCATCAGCAGAACCCCGAGCAGCAAGGTGTCGGTGGCTAGTTCATCCAGGCTGGGATTCAGACTTCCCCAGAGACGCAAGCCGGTGAAAGGTTGCAGTTGCAGCAGCAGCCACTGGCCCACGAGGGCGCCGATCGGAAGCAACACAGTGAGTTGCAGGAGCTGTCCGCGGCTGCGTTGACGGCCTGCGATCAGGGCTCCAGCGGCGGCCACGGTTGCCGCCACCAGAAGGCGACCATCTCCCAGCCCCTGCACAGGTTCGGGCCAGAGCAGAGCGGCAACCCCCATCCAAACCATGCCGCAGCCGGTGCCCAACCCCTCAGCCAGCACCAGGGTCGGTGCCACCAGTACGGCCAAAGGGCTCACGGCTCCTTTGAACCACAGCTTTGCCACTTGCACCAGCAGCAGCAGTCCCACCGCCAGCAGGGCGTGGCGCACCTCCAGACCCGGCCGTTCCCGCCGCATCACCAACAGCATCACCGCGCAGGCTGCAGCCGCTTCAACAAACCGTTGGAACCAGATCAGTGGTTGGGGTTCGCGCCGCACGCGGCCGAAATAATCCAGCACGTCATAGGCCTGGGGACTGATCGGTTCGCCTTTGCGGGTGATCAGATCCCCTTTGCGGACCTGGATGGTGGGGATGGCCTGTTTGGTGAGCTGTTCCTCGATCAGCTGTTTGCTGAGGTTCGGGTCGGTGCGTAGGTTGCTGCTTCCGCGCAGGGCGCTGGTGAGCACCTTGCCGGCCAGGGAGTGCGCTGCTGGCGGCTTCAGCCCGACGGCGTTCAGTTGCAGGTCGGCAGCCCGGCGCAGTTGCTCAACGGCCAGGTTGCTCACCAGGCCTTGGCTGAGCATGCGATCAGCGGTGCTTCGCACCGCGGCGTCCCAGGCGAGATGCTCCTGTTCACTCCGCTGTTCAAGCCATGTCTCCTCCTGTTCAGACAGGTTGACCGGCCCGATCCGGGCCCCTGACCCGGTATCGGTGACCTCCTGCAGCTGGAGAAGCTGCTGATTGAGACGTTGTTTGAGCTGTTGGTTTTGCTCCTGATCGATGACCTGCACCACCGATCGCGCCACAAGAGAGGCACGCTGCTGCTCGAGCGCGGTGCTGTCTTGAACCAGCACATCCTTTGGAGCGATGGCATCAAACGGGGCCAGTGATCCCGGTTGGAGTTCCGGTTTGATCAGCCAGGGCAGGCTTGAAGCTGCTGCCACGGCAAGGCACAACAGCAGAACGAGCAGAGATTGCAGCCGCGTCCATCGCAGCAATCGT
It contains:
- a CDS encoding 2-isopropylmalate synthase, which translates into the protein MAKDPGRVLIFDTTLRDGEQSPGASLNLEEKLAIAQQLARLGVDVIEAGFPFASPGDFAAVQRIAQQVGGENGPTICGLARASRADIKACADAVAPAPRRRIHTFIATSDIHLEHKLRKSRADVLGIVPEMVSYARSLVDDVEFSCEDAGRSDPEFLYEVIEAAIAAGATTINIPDTVGYTTPSEFGALIAGINQHVPNIGDAVISVHGHNDLGLAVANFLEAAKNGARQLECTINGIGERAGNASLEELVMALHVRRRYYNPFFGREEDSPTPLTAVRTEEITKTSRLVSNLTGMVVQPNKAIVGANAFAHESGIHQDGVLKNRLTYEIIDAQTVGLSDNRISLGKLSGRSAVRARLEELGYDLTREDLDEAFARFKELADRKREITDRDLEAIVSEQVQQPEARFQLKLVQVSCGSSLRPTATVTLLDEEGSETTGSAVGTGPVDAVCRALNELAGVPNELIEFSVKSVTEGIDAMGDVTIRLRRNGALYSGHAADTDVVVAAAMAFVNALNRLVAGEERQSLHPQKDPVVLEARPTL
- a CDS encoding RluA family pseudouridine synthase, encoding MVVDKPAGLLTQPGLGPDQQDSVITRLQCQEQGLRLVHRLDRDTSGVLLLARRADALRRLSSLFAARRVNKLYQADVEGGLEGRGCIASPLARLSRQPPRYGSHPDGRLALTIWRVRAACSNSTRLWLRPLTGRSHQLRAHLAELGHPIVGDPIYGDAGRARRMHLHARALSFRHPFTKQRVRLIAPDARFDTAC
- a CDS encoding Nif11-like leader peptide family natural product precursor; its protein translation is MSLEDLDRFLTLRDSDPDLAKALAQPMDLERFLALAADHGYGLSEADVVAAQQREHHARTAAQLQQDQAVESRRLRNFIHG
- a CDS encoding carbohydrate ABC transporter permease, with translation MRTSIARAVQLVLLILLALLVLTPLLWLVSTSLKGPAEDIFSSPPALLPADPSLDAYIRLFQDNPLTTYLFNSTVVSGLAVLANLLFCSLAAYPLARLRFPGRGLVLGLVVATILIPFQVVMIPLYLLMVQLGLRNTLLALVIPQAATAFGLYLLRQSFLGVPKELEEAARIDGCSRLGEWWNVMIPAAKADLITLAMFVFIGTWSDFLWPLVILDDPALYTLPLGLQQLSSSFSLDWRIVAAGSVVSILPVLLLFVLLQRFILPNASGDAVKG
- a CDS encoding MTH1187 family thiamine-binding protein yields the protein MWVSVDLCVVPIGVGVSLSPYIAACERVIAATGLMHQLGPNGTAIEGPWDEVMDCVRACHAELHGMGAPRLYTTLKLNTRTDRQQSFSEKVASVEQQLAGPLPKG
- a CDS encoding HDIG domain-containing metalloprotein — translated: MVGVPRRISLWRNWLRLEGPGARLLRWTRLQSLLVLLLCLAVAAASSLPWLIKPELQPGSLAPFDAIAPKDVLVQDSTALEQQRASLVARSVVQVIDQEQNQQLKQRLNQQLLQLQEVTDTGSGARIGPVNLSEQEETWLEQRSEQEHLAWDAAVRSTADRMLSQGLVSNLAVEQLRRAADLQLNAVGLKPPAAHSLAGKVLTSALRGSSNLRTDPNLSKQLIEEQLTKQAIPTIQVRKGDLITRKGEPISPQAYDVLDYFGRVRREPQPLIWFQRFVEAAAACAVMLLVMRRERPGLEVRHALLAVGLLLLVQVAKLWFKGAVSPLAVLVAPTLVLAEGLGTGCGMVWMGVAALLWPEPVQGLGDGRLLVAATVAAAGALIAGRQRSRGQLLQLTVLLPIGALVGQWLLLQLQPFTGLRLWGSLNPSLDELATDTLLLGVLLMLSLLLIPVLEGSFGLLTRARLLELADQERPLLRRLSCEAPGTFEHTLMICGLAEEGARAIGADVDLIRTGSLYHDVGKLHAPDWFIENQKDGPNPHDALDDPQASAAVLQAHVDEGLKLARRHRLPRPIADFIPEHQGTLKMGFFLHKARERGEEVEERRFRYRGPEPRSKETAILMLADGCEAALRSLPPDTSDVQAVDTVRRIVEARQRDGQLRKSSLNRSEVELVIRAFVQVWRRMRHRRIPYPIPARR